A genomic window from Pyruvatibacter sp. includes:
- a CDS encoding nitronate monooxygenase: MAGFEGNRVLAHTGARYPIIQAPMGWIARSQLASAVCRAGGIGIIETSSGETDACKAEIEKMFGLTDAPFGVNLPILFLKDDAMLRYICDSGVKFVTTSAGSPKKFIAPLKDAGITVYHAVPTLDAALKCIEAGIDGLVVEGAEGGGFKNPEEVSTLVLLQAIRQQSDIPMVAAGGICDGNGMAAAFALGAEAVQMGTRFVSASESPVHDNYKNAIVDAPTTGTYVLNKKASPCIRALKTDKTASIFEQGLMPADTFARIQDLYFGGDMEASVGLAGQTAGLIGEIKPAADIINETIAQFFEVARRMGAMAQPAAANAAE; this comes from the coding sequence ATGGCAGGATTTGAGGGCAACCGCGTGCTGGCTCACACCGGGGCCAGATATCCGATCATTCAGGCCCCCATGGGCTGGATCGCGCGCTCGCAGCTTGCGTCTGCCGTGTGCCGCGCGGGTGGCATCGGCATCATTGAAACATCATCGGGTGAAACCGACGCCTGCAAAGCCGAGATCGAAAAAATGTTCGGGCTGACGGACGCGCCGTTCGGCGTCAATCTGCCGATCCTGTTTCTCAAGGACGATGCAATGCTGCGCTATATCTGCGACAGCGGCGTCAAGTTCGTGACGACTTCGGCGGGCAGCCCGAAAAAGTTCATCGCGCCTTTGAAAGATGCTGGCATCACCGTCTATCACGCGGTGCCAACGCTCGATGCAGCTCTTAAATGCATTGAGGCCGGTATTGACGGTCTCGTTGTGGAAGGTGCGGAAGGCGGCGGCTTCAAGAACCCAGAGGAAGTGTCAACCCTGGTGCTGTTGCAGGCCATTCGCCAGCAAAGTGACATTCCCATGGTGGCGGCTGGCGGCATCTGCGACGGCAACGGCATGGCCGCAGCTTTTGCCCTGGGCGCTGAAGCCGTGCAGATGGGCACGCGGTTTGTCAGTGCATCTGAAAGCCCCGTCCATGACAACTACAAAAACGCCATTGTGGATGCACCAACAACGGGGACTTACGTGCTGAACAAGAAAGCCAGCCCGTGCATCCGCGCGCTCAAGACAGACAAAACAGCGTCAATTTTTGAACAAGGCCTGATGCCCGCAGATACATTTGCCCGCATTCAGGACCTGTATTTTGGCGGCGACATGGAAGCCAGCGTCGGCCTTGCCGGTCAGACTGCTGGCCTGATTGGTGAAATCAAACCGGCAGCCGACATCATCAATGAAACCATCGCGCAGTTTTTTGAGGTGGCGCGCCGCATGGGCGCAATGGCACAACCGGCAGCCGCTAACGCCGCTGAATAG
- a CDS encoding protein phosphatase CheZ, which produces MGDVKQFRIEKMMGFEKPTAQSQTSAAAPTSAVAVMSDPPGALPGGLSLEELASLRDRVSEAARLQAELMELSAAIEKTKCELSALHYEGSSKVRFQEAGNELDAVVNATEAATDIILTSSEKIDSAAAHLSAAATDDVSRAQADEIAELVVTIFEACNFQDITGQRITKVVSALHYIDERVSSMMEIWGGAQDLAAFAPKAEEREGDEALLNGPALEEHHGHASQDDIDALFA; this is translated from the coding sequence GTGGGCGACGTGAAGCAATTTCGCATCGAAAAGATGATGGGCTTTGAAAAGCCAACGGCACAATCACAAACGTCTGCGGCTGCACCTACATCTGCGGTTGCGGTGATGAGTGATCCGCCCGGCGCCTTGCCAGGCGGCCTGAGCCTCGAAGAGCTGGCGTCGTTGCGCGATCGCGTTTCTGAGGCGGCCCGCCTCCAGGCGGAGCTTATGGAGCTTTCGGCGGCCATCGAAAAAACCAAATGCGAACTGTCCGCCCTGCATTATGAGGGCTCATCAAAGGTGCGGTTTCAGGAAGCCGGCAATGAGCTGGACGCGGTTGTCAACGCAACTGAGGCGGCCACCGATATCATTCTGACGTCGTCTGAGAAAATCGATTCAGCGGCAGCTCATCTTTCAGCAGCCGCGACTGATGATGTCAGTCGCGCGCAGGCCGACGAGATTGCAGAGCTTGTGGTTACCATCTTTGAGGCCTGCAACTTTCAGGACATTACCGGCCAGCGCATCACCAAGGTTGTGTCGGCGCTGCACTACATTGATGAGCGCGTCAGCAGCATGATGGAAATCTGGGGTGGTGCGCAGGATCTTGCCGCGTTCGCGCCAAAGGCTGAAGAACGCGAAGGCGACGAGGCCCTGCTCAATGGCCCCGCCCTTGAAGAGCATCATGGCCACGCCTCGCAGGACGATATCGACGCGCTGTTTGCCTAG